In Scomber japonicus isolate fScoJap1 chromosome 7, fScoJap1.pri, whole genome shotgun sequence, one genomic interval encodes:
- the pdcb gene encoding phosducin b — protein sequence MSDKILDLEETATHTGPKGVINDWRRFKLESMEQENLPPAKRELLRQMSTPGGPKDDTRGNLNRKMSVQEYELLKEEDEGCLKKYRRRCMQEMHDKLSFGPKFEGVHDLDSGEAFLQVIEKEHHTTVVVVHIYKVGIKGCEELNNCLDCLATEYPTVKFCRIDAVASGASERFSDEVLPTLLVYKAGELLGNFLACTQNLTEEFFATDVEAFLNSYGLLPEKEMPMLEDEEENDVE from the exons ATGTCTGACAAAATTCTTGACTTGGAGGAGACCGCAACCCACACAG GTCCTAAAGGAGTTATCAATGACTGGAGGAGGTTTAAGTTGGAAAGCATGGAACAGGAAAACTTGCCACCTGCAAAAAGGGAACTGCTGAGACAGATGTCGACCCCAGGCGGGCCAAAAGACGACACCAGAGGAAATCTCAATCGCAAG atgagtGTCCAAGAGTATGAACTGCTAAAGGAGGAGGACGAAGGATGTCTGAAGAAATACAGACGGCGATGCATGCAGGAGATGCATGATAAACTCAGCTTTGGGCCCAAGTTTGAAGGTGTGCATGACCTGGACAGTGGAGAGGCATTCCTACAAGTCATTGAGAAGGAGCACCACACCACAGTGGTGGTGGTCCACATCTATAAGGTTGGGATCAAAGGTTGTGAGGAGCTCAACAACTGCCTTGACTGCCTGGCCACTGAGTATCCCACTGTAAAATTCTGCAGGATTGATGCTGTTGCATCTGGTGCTTCGGAGCGGTTCTCAGATGAGGTTTTGCCTACACTACTGGTCTACAAAGCTGGAGAACTACTGGGAAACTTCCTGGCCTGCACACAGAACCTAACTGAGGAGTTCTTTGCTACTGATGTGGAGGCCTTCCTCAACAGCTATGGCCTGCTGCCAGAGAAAGAGATGCCTATGttggaagatgaagaagaaaacgATGTAGAGTAA